From Verrucomicrobiia bacterium, the proteins below share one genomic window:
- a CDS encoding Dabb family protein, which translates to MPLNAKDEPKPSTTTTTTTTAAAARTNRSGRLNHVVAFKFKDAASKEQVREVEEAFRSLKTRIPQIQKLQWGPNNSPEGLNKGFTHCWVLTFATEADRDAYLVHPDHQEFGRLVKPVLGDVFVIDFWAKE; encoded by the coding sequence ATGCCCCTGAACGCAAAGGACGAACCGAAGCCGTCCACCACCACCACCACCACCACCACCGCCGCCGCCGCACGAACCAACCGCAGCGGGCGCCTGAATCACGTTGTGGCCTTCAAATTCAAGGACGCGGCATCGAAGGAACAGGTCCGGGAAGTCGAGGAGGCCTTCCGCTCACTCAAAACCAGGATCCCCCAGATCCAAAAACTCCAGTGGGGACCCAACAACAGCCCCGAGGGCCTCAACAAGGGCTTCACCCATTGCTGGGTGCTCACGTTCGCCACCGAGGCGGACCGCGACGCCTACCTCGTGCATCCCGATCACCAGGAATTCGGCCGGCTGGTGAAGCCGGTGTTGGGCGACGTGTTCGTGATTGATTTCTGGGCGAAGGAGTAG
- a CDS encoding NUDIX domain-containing protein, whose amino-acid sequence MYRCRGGRLEVFLARPGGPWFPHRNHDIWTIPKGEVERGENLLEAAIREFREEVGLEPHGPYHELGSVRQRGGKTVHAWAFEGDWDEREPIRSAQVEVEWPAGSGQWSVWPEIERAAFFPMPQAREHMKVAQQPFLDRLAALRPSGAGAGARLGTCADAHPGAPAAPPYSFAQKSITNTSPNTGFTSRPNSW is encoded by the coding sequence ATGTACCGGTGCCGTGGGGGACGGCTGGAAGTCTTCCTCGCCAGACCGGGCGGCCCGTGGTTTCCGCACCGGAATCATGACATCTGGACGATTCCCAAGGGTGAGGTGGAGCGTGGGGAGAACCTTTTGGAGGCCGCCATCCGTGAATTCCGGGAGGAAGTCGGGCTGGAGCCGCACGGTCCCTACCACGAGCTCGGCTCGGTCCGGCAGCGCGGCGGGAAAACGGTTCACGCCTGGGCGTTTGAAGGCGACTGGGACGAACGGGAGCCCATTCGGAGCGCCCAGGTGGAGGTGGAGTGGCCGGCGGGATCCGGTCAGTGGTCGGTGTGGCCGGAAATTGAGCGGGCGGCCTTTTTCCCGATGCCGCAGGCCCGCGAGCACATGAAGGTCGCCCAACAGCCCTTTCTGGACCGCCTCGCGGCCCTGCGGCCTTCGGGAGCCGGCGCTGGCGCTCGCTTGGGCACGTGTGCCGATGCCCACCCGGGAGCTCCCGCGGCGCCCCCCTACTCCTTCGCCCAGAAATCAATCACGAACACGTCGCCCAACACCGGCTTCACCAGCCGGCCGAATTCCTGGTGA
- the gatB gene encoding Asp-tRNA(Asn)/Glu-tRNA(Gln) amidotransferase subunit GatB, with protein MEYDTVIGLETHVQLKTRSKMWCGCPNTFGAEPNTLVCPVCLGMPGVLPVANEEALRLTVLTGFLLNCEIPESAKFDRKNYFYPDSAKNYQVTQYDRPSTRNGWMEFEFSGASGHESGLARVRITRAHLEEDVGKNNHFERHSGVDFNRAGVPLLEIVSEPDLTGPDMAHAYLRALTDILVRGGISDCDLEKGMVRCDVNLSVRPKGDPNLGAKIELKNLNSFSAVRRAIHFESARQIGEIERGGTLRQETRRWDDEAGITEPMRSKEDAHDYRYFPEPDLMPFRPTPEWLAEVRSRMPELPLARKQRLMRDYGLPAGDAAVLSDRLDLGRFFEQAASGVANPKAVANWVINNLPAQLAARGIGLEGLPFGPDALRELVVLVDSGRISSKIAQDVFVEMTASGGRPEAIVTARGWAQVSDMAEIERLADQVIAAHPGPAADFRNGKAAALNFLKGQLMKLSRGKANPALAGDVLERKLGGVANSGSIP; from the coding sequence ATGGAGTACGATACCGTCATCGGGCTGGAGACCCACGTCCAGTTGAAGACCCGGTCCAAGATGTGGTGCGGCTGCCCGAACACCTTCGGCGCCGAACCCAACACCCTGGTGTGTCCGGTCTGCCTCGGCATGCCCGGGGTCCTCCCCGTGGCGAACGAGGAAGCCCTCCGCCTGACCGTGCTCACGGGATTCCTGTTGAACTGCGAGATCCCGGAATCGGCGAAGTTCGACCGCAAGAACTACTTCTACCCCGACTCGGCCAAAAACTACCAGGTCACCCAGTACGACCGCCCCAGCACGCGCAACGGATGGATGGAATTCGAATTCTCCGGGGCGTCTGGGCATGAATCCGGGCTGGCGCGAGTCCGCATCACGCGGGCGCACCTCGAGGAGGACGTCGGCAAGAACAACCACTTTGAGCGGCACAGTGGCGTGGATTTCAACCGGGCCGGCGTGCCGCTGCTGGAGATCGTCTCCGAACCCGACCTCACGGGACCCGACATGGCGCACGCCTACCTCCGGGCGCTGACGGACATCCTGGTCCGCGGCGGGATCAGCGACTGCGATCTCGAAAAGGGGATGGTCCGCTGCGACGTCAACCTCTCCGTGCGGCCGAAGGGTGACCCCAACCTGGGCGCCAAGATCGAGCTCAAGAACCTCAACTCGTTCTCCGCGGTCCGCCGCGCCATCCATTTCGAATCCGCCCGGCAGATCGGCGAGATCGAGCGTGGCGGGACCCTGCGCCAGGAGACGCGGCGCTGGGACGACGAGGCCGGAATCACCGAGCCCATGCGGTCCAAGGAAGATGCCCACGACTACCGGTATTTCCCGGAGCCGGACCTCATGCCCTTCCGGCCCACCCCGGAGTGGCTGGCGGAGGTCCGGTCCCGGATGCCCGAGCTGCCGCTGGCCCGCAAGCAGCGGCTGATGCGGGATTACGGCCTGCCCGCCGGGGACGCCGCCGTGCTAAGTGACCGGCTGGACCTCGGACGCTTCTTCGAGCAGGCGGCGTCGGGCGTCGCCAACCCCAAGGCGGTGGCGAACTGGGTCATCAACAACCTGCCGGCCCAGCTTGCCGCCCGCGGCATTGGCCTGGAGGGCCTGCCGTTCGGACCGGACGCCCTCCGCGAGCTGGTGGTGCTCGTGGACTCCGGAAGGATCAGCAGCAAGATTGCCCAGGACGTCTTTGTCGAGATGACCGCGTCGGGCGGGCGTCCGGAGGCGATCGTCACGGCGCGCGGATGGGCCCAGGTGAGCGACATGGCGGAGATCGAGCGTCTGGCCGACCAGGTGATTGCGGCGCATCCGGGCCCGGCTGCGGACTTCCGAAATGGGAAGGCGGCGGCCCTCAACTTCCTCAAGGGCCAGTTGATGAAGCTGTCCCGCGGCAAGGCCAATCCGGCGCTCGCCGGGGACGTGCTGGAGCGCAAGCTGGGAGGGGTTGCCAATTCCGGGTCCATCCCCTAG
- a CDS encoding N(4)-(beta-N-acetylglucosaminyl)-L-asparaginase, whose amino-acid sequence MPSVSRRDFVARSALAVSGASVVRRLHAAVEPGPAELQATPPVVVSTWPFGRPANEAALAVVRAGGAGLDAVEQGIRVTESDPNNASVGLAGIPNADGVVQLDACIMSGPGHRAGSVAAVSGYRHPVSIARRVMETTRHVMLVGEGAEAFAAREGFERGPKVSPGQKAAWRRWKADQAARARNAAQHPNHDTIALILLLPDGNLFGGCSTSGWGYKIPGRVGDSPILGSGLYVDNEVGAAGATGVGENVMRFCGSFQVVELMRQGLHPQEACLETIRRIARKSSPGSDLAINFIALDRAGRFGAAGTGRGFEYAVACEAFSTVFQSPGLTEADIGPVGGNRK is encoded by the coding sequence ATGCCTTCCGTTTCCCGTCGTGATTTCGTGGCACGCTCGGCTCTGGCCGTGAGCGGTGCGTCGGTGGTCCGGCGACTGCATGCCGCGGTCGAGCCGGGTCCCGCCGAGTTGCAGGCCACGCCGCCCGTGGTGGTGTCCACATGGCCCTTCGGCCGGCCGGCCAACGAAGCCGCCCTGGCCGTGGTCCGCGCCGGTGGGGCGGGGCTTGACGCGGTGGAGCAGGGGATCCGGGTCACGGAATCCGACCCCAACAACGCCAGTGTGGGCTTGGCGGGCATTCCCAATGCCGATGGGGTCGTTCAGCTGGATGCGTGCATCATGAGCGGGCCCGGGCATCGCGCGGGCAGCGTGGCGGCGGTGTCGGGCTACCGGCATCCGGTCAGCATCGCCCGGCGCGTCATGGAGACGACCCGGCACGTGATGCTGGTGGGCGAGGGAGCCGAGGCCTTTGCAGCGCGGGAGGGCTTTGAGCGGGGGCCGAAAGTTTCCCCGGGGCAGAAGGCCGCCTGGCGCCGATGGAAGGCCGATCAGGCGGCCCGCGCCCGGAACGCCGCGCAGCACCCAAACCACGACACCATCGCCCTGATCCTCCTCCTGCCCGACGGCAATCTCTTCGGCGGCTGCTCGACCAGTGGCTGGGGCTACAAGATCCCGGGCCGGGTTGGGGATTCCCCCATCCTCGGCAGCGGGTTGTACGTGGACAATGAGGTGGGCGCCGCCGGGGCGACGGGGGTCGGGGAAAACGTGATGCGCTTCTGCGGGTCCTTCCAGGTGGTGGAGCTGATGCGCCAAGGGCTCCATCCGCAGGAAGCCTGCCTGGAGACCATCCGCCGGATCGCGCGCAAAAGTTCCCCGGGATCCGATCTCGCCATCAACTTCATCGCCCTGGATCGTGCCGGCCGATTCGGTGCGGCGGGAACGGGCCGGGGATTTGAATACGCCGTCGCCTGCGAGGCCTTCAGCACGGTGTTCCAAAGTCCCGGGCTGACGGAGGCGGACATCGGCCCGGTGGGCGGCAACCGGAAGTGA
- a CDS encoding deoxyribodipyrimidine photo-lyase has product MQTVIHWFRRDLRVSDNTALHEAASRAECVVPVFIWDDAILRAPDTGAARVAFLLRSLEALAKNLGALGHRLILRHGTPEVELVRLARETGAAAVLTNRDYEPYAVSRDRRVAAALYPAGVHFESFKDAVIQEGREVRTQSGEPYTVFTPYARAWRALPVPPPVPRVPRAVRPVPEAIRSLPMPEASASLGHPLAQQLPAAGEHAAQEALRAFVERRVFDYDRRRNFPADEGATSHLSPHLRFGTINIRTVLARLQRVREVAAPAQLRGCDVWWSELIWREFYIQILANFPRVAAGSFRPEYDALEWSGPDEHFAAWCEGRTGFPIVDAAMRCLNATGWMHNRLRMIVAMFLTKDLLVSWQRGERYFMQRLVDGDLAANNGGWQWSAGCGTDAAPYFRIFNPVLQGRKFDPDGAFVRQWIPELANLPEEAVHEPSSEPLLLARSGYPAPIVSHPTQRERCLAMFRKVRGG; this is encoded by the coding sequence ATGCAAACCGTCATCCACTGGTTCCGGCGCGATCTGCGGGTCTCGGACAACACCGCGCTCCACGAGGCGGCCTCAAGGGCCGAATGCGTCGTGCCGGTCTTCATCTGGGACGACGCGATCCTCCGGGCCCCGGACACCGGGGCGGCGCGGGTGGCGTTCCTGCTGCGGTCGCTGGAGGCGCTTGCGAAGAATCTTGGGGCACTGGGTCACCGGCTCATCCTGCGTCACGGGACGCCGGAGGTGGAGTTGGTGCGGTTGGCCCGGGAAACCGGAGCGGCCGCGGTGCTGACCAACCGCGATTACGAGCCATATGCGGTCAGCCGGGACCGGCGGGTGGCGGCGGCCCTGTACCCGGCCGGGGTCCACTTCGAGTCGTTCAAGGACGCGGTGATCCAGGAGGGGCGGGAGGTGCGGACCCAGTCCGGGGAGCCCTACACGGTGTTCACCCCCTATGCGCGGGCCTGGCGTGCGCTGCCGGTGCCGCCACCGGTGCCGCGTGTGCCGCGGGCGGTGCGGCCGGTGCCGGAAGCCATCCGGTCGCTGCCCATGCCGGAAGCGTCGGCGTCGCTGGGGCATCCGCTCGCCCAGCAACTGCCCGCAGCGGGGGAGCACGCCGCGCAGGAGGCCCTGCGCGCGTTCGTCGAGCGCCGGGTCTTCGACTACGACCGTCGCAGGAATTTCCCGGCGGATGAGGGCGCCACCTCGCATTTGTCCCCGCATCTGCGGTTTGGAACGATCAACATTCGCACGGTGCTGGCCCGGCTCCAGCGGGTGCGCGAGGTCGCCGCGCCGGCGCAGCTCCGCGGATGCGATGTGTGGTGGAGCGAACTGATCTGGCGGGAGTTTTACATCCAGATTCTGGCCAACTTTCCCCGGGTGGCCGCGGGCAGCTTCCGTCCGGAATACGACGCCCTCGAATGGTCGGGACCGGACGAGCACTTTGCGGCGTGGTGCGAGGGACGCACGGGATTTCCCATTGTGGATGCGGCCATGCGTTGTCTCAACGCCACTGGATGGATGCACAACCGGTTGCGCATGATTGTGGCGATGTTCCTCACCAAGGACCTGCTGGTTTCCTGGCAGCGCGGGGAGCGCTATTTCATGCAGCGATTGGTGGATGGCGACCTGGCCGCGAACAATGGCGGCTGGCAGTGGAGCGCCGGCTGCGGCACCGATGCCGCGCCGTACTTCCGCATCTTTAATCCGGTCCTCCAGGGGCGGAAATTTGATCCGGACGGAGCGTTTGTGCGGCAGTGGATCCCGGAGCTCGCGAACCTGCCGGAGGAGGCCGTGCATGAGCCGTCGTCCGAACCCCTTCTGCTGGCGCGATCCGGCTATCCGGCCCCCATCGTCTCCCATCCCACCCAGCGTGAGCGGTGCCTCGCGATGTTCCGCAAGGTTCGGGGCGGGTAG
- a CDS encoding immunoglobulin domain-containing protein: protein MNRTRFPKPCCLLLAALWLGSALQAQNVLQPGDPIVASSANSPGSEGVANAIDGQPTKYLNFDTRIGGSPSGFVVSPSIGVTRVVGMFMQSANDAPERDPKVVTLEGSNDENPSWSSGNWELIVRLDDIPEWSGRFEFQEFNFPNLSAYRHYRWTVVETQTENGCCMQIAEVGLLGSVLPQNVLQPSDAISASSANSPGSEGVANAIDRQPTKYLNFDTRIGGSPSGFVVTPALGATVVTGITMQSANDAPERDPKIITIEGSNDADPTWGSGNWELIYRNDEIPEWSGRFEEQTFLFDNFRPYLHYRWTVIETQTPNGCCMQIAEVALLGTGAPANVLQPSDTILASSANSPGSEGVANAIDGQPTKYLNFDTRIGGTPSGFVVTPQLGATVITGISMQSANDAPERDPKVFTIEGSNDESPTWTTGNWELIYRNDDFPEWTARFQTQTAYFPNTRSYRHYRWTVIETQTPNGCCMQIAEVGLLAVADKPDCDKTRILVQPVDTYVLAGEPATFFVTVNGPWPLQWYRNDQLIPGATRTSYTTPPVTTENAGDVYTVKISGCEESRTSTPVQALIFTPSATKSIGISFRGGGANGAPTLMLPTDVAGLHLQAYWNNAQNAGSGEIPDFSVEPEDPLATLWNSDGADSGLTFEFTTSGAWGAGTGDQGATARMLNGLNHAQPNTEPESRMLTFYQVPAGTHSVIAYMVGIPLQFQNANYTVIGETTTTYYVRVINADEYNAAPGFYRGTSTNPANRDLATYVRFDNVRAAADGTIRLTWQTLTPPTYDRGAPVNAIQLILNSTPAPPPPAITDQPHPTTAPENGTVTLSVQATGTGLTYQWRKNGRNLPDGGNVAGATTDTLTISNLGPDDEAIYNVAIFNEGGSVVSRNASVSISRYAIDDALVGYWKYDAASGTTAVNSVAGGSAAVVNGTPNWIQGRIANAFNFDGFTYLFVDNYAKARRALSVSGWVRVEPGFFSDVAFVRNAQGQIGVGAGVGPGTPAGQFEIGLVFDDTTLEGRLSAAVGSGPNIVRATAPNAFTTGSWQQVGFTADGAQVRLYLNGTEVASADYLGNINEPGIPWLSMGARLNVDDSDPPVVGPDFNSPNYLSGPLDDLGIWNRSLTAEEMSQIYAIGLEGNPLTDVVITPPVNLEFTGVRVNADGSVTLEWTGTGVLEASTSLGGTYQPIPGATSPYTFTPEGPEWFGQLRN, encoded by the coding sequence ATGAACCGAACCCGATTCCCCAAACCCTGCTGCCTGTTGCTGGCGGCGTTATGGCTGGGCAGCGCTCTCCAGGCGCAGAACGTCCTCCAACCCGGCGACCCGATCGTCGCCTCGTCCGCCAACAGTCCCGGCTCGGAAGGCGTTGCCAACGCCATTGACGGCCAGCCGACCAAGTACCTGAACTTTGACACCCGCATTGGCGGCAGCCCTTCCGGGTTTGTGGTGTCCCCCAGCATCGGCGTCACCCGCGTGGTGGGGATGTTCATGCAATCGGCCAACGATGCGCCGGAGCGCGATCCCAAGGTGGTCACGCTCGAAGGTTCCAATGATGAGAATCCCAGTTGGAGCTCGGGCAACTGGGAGTTGATTGTCCGCCTCGACGACATCCCTGAATGGTCCGGCCGCTTCGAGTTCCAAGAATTCAATTTCCCGAACCTGAGTGCCTACCGGCATTACCGCTGGACGGTGGTTGAGACCCAGACGGAAAACGGTTGCTGCATGCAGATCGCCGAGGTCGGGCTGCTGGGCAGTGTCCTGCCCCAGAACGTCCTCCAGCCCAGCGACGCCATCAGCGCCTCGTCGGCGAACAGCCCGGGGTCCGAGGGGGTGGCCAACGCGATTGACCGCCAGCCGACCAAGTACCTGAACTTCGACACCCGCATTGGCGGCAGCCCCTCCGGATTTGTGGTCACGCCGGCGCTGGGCGCGACGGTGGTCACTGGCATCACCATGCAGTCGGCCAACGATGCCCCCGAGCGCGACCCCAAAATCATCACCATTGAGGGGTCCAACGATGCGGACCCGACCTGGGGTTCCGGAAACTGGGAGCTGATCTACCGGAACGACGAGATCCCCGAGTGGTCCGGCCGGTTTGAGGAGCAGACCTTCCTCTTCGACAATTTCCGTCCCTATCTGCACTACCGCTGGACGGTGATCGAGACGCAGACGCCCAACGGCTGCTGCATGCAGATCGCCGAGGTGGCCCTTCTCGGGACCGGGGCCCCGGCCAATGTCCTTCAACCCAGCGATACCATCCTCGCATCGTCCGCGAACAGCCCGGGTTCGGAAGGGGTGGCCAACGCGATTGACGGCCAGCCGACCAAGTACCTGAACTTCGACACCCGGATTGGTGGCACGCCGTCCGGTTTCGTCGTGACGCCCCAGCTGGGCGCCACCGTCATCACCGGCATCTCGATGCAGTCGGCGAACGATGCGCCCGAGCGCGACCCAAAGGTCTTCACCATCGAGGGGTCCAACGATGAAAGTCCGACGTGGACGACGGGGAACTGGGAGCTGATCTACCGCAACGACGACTTCCCGGAGTGGACGGCGCGGTTTCAGACCCAGACCGCCTATTTCCCGAACACGAGGTCCTACCGGCACTATCGCTGGACAGTGATCGAGACGCAGACACCCAACGGGTGTTGCATGCAGATCGCCGAGGTGGGTCTCCTGGCGGTGGCCGACAAACCGGACTGCGACAAGACGCGGATCCTGGTGCAGCCGGTGGACACCTACGTTCTCGCCGGCGAGCCGGCCACGTTCTTCGTCACGGTCAACGGCCCCTGGCCGCTCCAATGGTACCGGAATGACCAGTTGATTCCGGGAGCCACCCGCACTTCCTACACCACGCCTCCCGTCACGACGGAAAACGCCGGCGATGTGTACACGGTAAAGATTTCCGGGTGCGAAGAATCCCGGACCAGCACTCCGGTGCAGGCGTTGATCTTCACACCGTCGGCGACGAAGAGCATCGGCATCAGCTTCCGCGGTGGCGGCGCCAATGGAGCGCCCACCCTGATGCTGCCCACTGACGTGGCTGGCCTGCATCTCCAGGCCTACTGGAACAACGCCCAGAACGCGGGCAGCGGGGAGATCCCCGACTTCAGCGTGGAACCGGAGGACCCGCTGGCCACGCTGTGGAACAGCGATGGCGCGGATTCGGGGCTGACCTTCGAATTCACGACCTCGGGTGCCTGGGGTGCCGGGACGGGCGACCAGGGCGCGACGGCCCGCATGTTGAACGGCCTCAACCACGCGCAGCCGAACACCGAGCCGGAGAGCCGCATGCTGACGTTCTATCAGGTGCCGGCCGGTACGCACTCGGTGATCGCCTACATGGTGGGCATCCCGCTCCAGTTCCAAAACGCGAACTACACGGTCATTGGCGAAACGACCACGACCTACTACGTGCGGGTGATCAATGCCGACGAATACAATGCGGCGCCCGGGTTCTACCGCGGCACGAGCACCAACCCGGCCAACCGGGACCTCGCGACCTATGTGCGGTTTGACAACGTGCGCGCCGCCGCGGACGGGACGATCCGCCTGACCTGGCAGACGCTGACGCCGCCGACCTACGATCGTGGGGCGCCGGTCAATGCGATCCAGCTCATCCTGAACTCGACCCCCGCGCCGCCACCCCCGGCGATCACCGACCAGCCGCATCCGACCACCGCACCCGAGAACGGTACGGTGACCCTCTCGGTGCAGGCGACCGGAACCGGGCTCACCTACCAGTGGCGCAAGAACGGGCGAAACCTGCCCGATGGCGGCAACGTCGCGGGGGCCACCACCGATACGCTGACCATCTCCAACCTTGGACCGGACGACGAAGCCATCTACAACGTCGCCATCTTCAACGAGGGCGGCAGCGTGGTCAGCCGCAACGCGTCGGTCAGCATCTCGCGCTATGCGATTGACGATGCCCTGGTGGGGTACTGGAAGTACGACGCCGCCAGCGGCACCACCGCGGTGAACTCGGTCGCGGGGGGCAGTGCGGCCGTGGTGAATGGCACACCGAACTGGATCCAGGGTCGGATTGCCAATGCGTTCAACTTTGACGGATTCACCTACCTGTTCGTGGACAACTACGCCAAGGCCCGCCGGGCGTTGAGCGTGTCCGGATGGGTGCGGGTCGAACCGGGCTTCTTCAGCGACGTGGCCTTCGTCCGCAACGCGCAGGGCCAGATTGGTGTCGGCGCCGGTGTCGGACCCGGCACACCCGCGGGACAGTTCGAGATCGGATTGGTCTTCGATGACACCACCCTCGAAGGCCGGTTGTCCGCCGCCGTGGGGTCCGGACCCAACATCGTTCGGGCCACCGCCCCCAACGCCTTCACCACCGGCAGCTGGCAGCAGGTCGGATTCACCGCGGACGGCGCCCAGGTCCGCCTGTATTTGAACGGTACCGAAGTCGCGTCCGCCGACTACCTCGGCAACATCAACGAACCGGGAATCCCCTGGCTCTCGATGGGTGCCCGGTTGAATGTGGACGACAGCGATCCGCCGGTGGTGGGTCCGGATTTCAATAGTCCGAACTACCTCTCCGGTCCCTTGGATGACCTGGGGATTTGGAATCGCAGTTTGACTGCGGAAGAGATGTCTCAGATCTACGCGATCGGACTCGAGGGCAACCCCCTGACGGACGTGGTCATCACGCCGCCGGTCAATCTGGAGTTCACCGGCGTCCGCGTGAATGCCGACGGTTCAGTCACCCTTGAGTGGACCGGTACCGGCGTTCTTGAGGCGTCCACAAGCCTGGGAGGCACCTACCAGCCGATTCCTGGCGCCACCAGTCCGTACACGTTCACTCCCGAAGGTCCGGAGTGGTTTGGCCAGCTCCGCAACTAG